GACTTTTTCATGGGAGGAGAGGGCGCTTGTCCTGTGTTCTTGGAAGATGACAGTTGTCCTGACTTGTTCGTTCTGCTGTTGTCTTCTGTAGATTCTCGGGATTTGAAGATGGCTGCACAGTCAGCGCCGAAAGTTGTGCTAAAGAGCACCACCAAGATGTCTCTTAATGAGCGGTGAGGCAGCCAACAGCAACTTCAGCTCCTTCCTAAGAAAACCTTCCTTAAACTGGCCCTGGGGTCCAATGCACAAAAACCAGTTGTAAGCTAAATACCAACAGAAGGCTACAGACCTCTGTTCTTAGTTACATCTTACGTGGTGCACAAACTGAATTGGGCGGTTGTTTCAAAACCCCTTATCAGTAGATTTTTATTATATGCTGTCTGAAATACTTACCCAGtggaatgtattttaaaaagactcctcacaccctccctttcttcaagttttttttttgtttgtttttgtttcattttgttttgtttacgtTGATACAGGGGTTGTGCAGCATGGGAGCATGGGGCCCTGGCTGCAGTCGGCTTGCTGCCCAGTCCAAGGCCAGCAGGGTTGTGTCTGGCCTGTAAGAGGCAGGCAGCAAGCTGCAACTATGTCCAAAGGCCCTCGAATGTCATTCTTGGGCCTTGTAAGAGGCACTTGCTTTGCTCCATTTCACTTTCTTTCCATTctgcttttggtttgtttttgctttggatTCTTTTACCGTTAAGTGTTCTTCTCTTCCATTCCATTAAACTTAACCACTAACAAGAGTAATCAAGAAGTGTCATCACAGGCCCTTAAATGATTGATTTAATCTTTCCCCAAAACGGCCATGTGGAGTTACAAAAAGTGATCATTTGAGACaggaattatttattattaatttattatagaaattatttaaaatagaataCCTCTGAACAGTAAGCTGATGTTAAAGCATTGGAAGATTATAATGTCTATTGGCTTTTGTGAAGCCTGTGTGCTCTGTCTTCAGATACAGTGTACTAACCTATGTTCGCATGTTACTAAGTAACATTTAAACATTGACACATTCCTGTAATGCATCTTCAGTATAGCTGTGATACTGTCGTGGGCTTTGAAGTTGATTTAGTCCTCAAATGTCTTTCCAAAGAACCTCAGATCCTCCAAGGTTTAAGctttctttgcctttgaaatcacATCTCCTGCTTCTTGTCTGCTTATTGCGTGTTTTTCATACCTTCCACCTCTCTCAGAGCCTTTTGTTACCTGAGCCCTTGTTATCACTTTGATTTGAATGTGCTGCACCTGACTGCATTTCTTGAGTTTCTGATTCTTGCAAGTCTAAAAACAGAGGAGTCTTTAACCCACTTCAGCCTTGATCTAAGTGTACCACTTTACTTAAAAGTTCGTGGGATCTGGAGCTCCTGGTCTAGCAAGCCATGACAATGCCAATAAATGTTTTGTAATAAAGCTTTTATTTAAACATCCATTTTGTTCGACCTTGAAGCTTTACTAATATGCTGAAGAACAAACAGCCGATGCCAGTGAATATTCGGGCTTCgatgcagcaacaacagcagctagCCAGTGCCAGAAACAGAAGACTggcccagcagatggagaatagACCCTCTGTCCAGGCAGCATTAAAACTTAAGCAGGTGAGAGCATGGATCTTGGCGCTCCGGAAGCAGCTGTGATCTGAGTCAGGCAGTCCACTGAGGCTGTCACAACCTGATGGATGATGGCAAGGTGGCTCAGGGCAAAAGCTGGAACTTCTCTGAAAGAAGTGTAGAGAATTCCAATGCTGGCAGGTACTGATAAGCAACTTTTTCTTTATTGTCTTTGTTTTCTAGGGAGTTTGCCATCTGTTTGACCCATTTGTGTTATCATTGAGCATTAATCTCTCTTGTTTCTGGTCCTTTATCATTCAAGTAGATTTTCCATGAAGACAGTTCATTTCAGATAATCTTCAAAACATTCTTTACTTCTAAATGATGTACAAGCtcgagaaataatttttttccactCCTCATGCAGGGCCCTAGCGCCCTAGTCAAAGGCTTTTAGTGCCAAGAGAGGCGAATGACCCTCGTTTCCACAGCACCTGAAATTTTTATTAGTTGAAGTAGAGTTACAACATTGAGTACCTTATTGATGGGTTCTTTTTCAAACTTGCAGTAAATGGGGGATGGGAAGAAGTACTTAAAAATATTAGGGAAATGCTTTAAacaaggggaaaagaaaaaaaatgtccagtAGAGATAATCCTTTTCAGTTCTGAAAATAAAGCCTACTCTTTATTGTTCATAGACGGTATATGCCAATCCGGACAGTGGCCGTGGAAGGATATGTCCGAGCTGTGGCTGGGCGTCCAGAGGGCGGTGCCATGCAACTGTAAGGACTTAACACTGGTTGCACTGCATGGCTGTGCATAAATTCAGCAGTTAAATATAACACCCTTCCACCCCCACCCTGAACCGTTGGGCTTGCTGTCCAAAAATAAACGAGGCTTTCTGCTTCAGCTGCCTTAAGCCTTGGGAGTGATCAGATTTGTCCTTGgctcaggagagcagcagaaggcaCAGCTGTTTTACAAAAGTACATAGAAGTTGCCGGAGAGGTCTCTTGACAGATCATTCCAAAGGGCCTTTCAGCAAGAGACTTGAGGTCCCCATATGCAGAAGTAGCTTCTGGTGTGGCACTGTCCGGTAGAACCTAACTGCAATGATGAAACGTTCTGTAACTTCTGTCCAGTGTGGTGACCATTATCTACGTGCAGCTATTGAGAATTTAAATGTAACTAGTACAAATGAGCTTatgttttcaaagttttattaaTATTCAGTTTAAATAACCGATGTGGCAAGTGGCTACCTTGCAAAGCACAACTTCAGAGTGGAAACTGGTACAGTTGACTTCCTTAAGGTTCCCATCGGTGTTAGTATTGTTGGTCACTATGGAGAGCAACTCAGCACTGAGACCTTGGGAGGATGGATGTCCTTTGGGTAGGCTACAGGAGGGCCTTGGGGAAtgtggtcctggcttcagaatcaCGTGCTTATCAGGGGAGCCAAGGACACTCCTTTAGGGGTGGTTacactatatgtgtgtgtgtgctggtgcaAATTGTAGACCTTTATCTGACCAGAAGCAATTTCCTTATGATGCTTTAGAACATGCATTTGAGGGAAAtgatggcaggaaaaaaaatcattggtaGTTATCTGTTAGAACTTTTCATTCACTCATCACTTCTCggacttttggctaagatcaagtgtagaacttTTCATTCATAGTAACTGATGATGTAAAACAGGCTTTTTAGGACTCAGCTGTTAGTTGTGTTCAAGCCTACCCTGTCCTCCCTTCTTTGCAGGAATTTTTCTGAGATTGGTCTtcagtgttttcattttgaaaaatagattattgaaaataagtaattttGTCCACGTCCTCCTGTGGCCCTGAGTTTTTTGCTTATGAgccacattcattttttaaaaggatattatACCGGAGTATGAGAGCTGTTTCAAGTATAGACTTGAAATTACAACTTTAAGAAATGAAAGGAGGTTTgactttttgtgtttatttgcatCTTAAGGTAAAAAATGGATCGTCTGGAGATAGATACTCAGAGGAAAAATGGAGCACACTGGCCTCTCAGAGATCAATCATGTTCTTAAGTCACAACGCAAATGAACTTGTAATTTACATTTTGCCCAGAGTGTGATCAACTTGCGTGGTGTTTGAGTAAGCCTTTGAAGACAGTGGTAGAGCTTGGGCAGGTATGAATTAAGTCATGTCATTGTCAACCTGTGAACAGAATCCAGGACTGAGCTGTGTGGAGTGTCCTTACTGCAACCTCAGTTCCTACTGGCAGTGGATGACTTCTGTGGCCAAGCTAGTGAGGCAGTTGATGGTGATGCTAATTTCATGGGACCATCCACAGCTTCTGAGAGTTTGCTGCTCTGGATCAGAATTCTGCTTTTATCCCATGTTCTGAGGCAAAGGCTCGCTTTGGATTGGGATCCTTATAACACCCACAGCAGGTTTCTATCCCTCCACACCAAACACctcacttgcttttttttctgcacTTTGAATTGTCGAATCCCACTGGATTGCTTTTTTGATCTCAATCCCTTAACACCTTTTCTTCCAGAAGAGCTTAAAGCAGCGCCTGGGTAAGAGTAACATCCAGGCACGGTTAGGCCGACCCATAGGGGCCCTGGCCAGGGGAGCAATCGGAGGACGAGGCCTGCCCATAATTCAGAGAGGCTTGCCCAGAGGAGGACTACGTGGGGGACGTGCCACCAGAACCCTTCTTAGGGGCGGGATGTCGCTCCGAGGTCAGTACCATGTGCCTGATCATTGTTGGGCCCTGCTCCTTTCCCCTTTTTCTTGGGCTGCTTATGGACCCATTTGTTTAACATCTTTTAAGCTTGAATTTTGTATTAATATAATAACTTCTGAAATCGCATATTTTTAATAGTGCTGCATGTCTTTTATCGATACCATTCCTTTTCTGATAATGTGCAATGGTGAGAGGCTATGACCTGCGTAACAACAGGTAATTCATGTCATCtccattccatttttaaaacaccCTGCTGCTGCTTGAATCAAAGCACATTGAAGTTCTACAAATGATTTAGATGTAAAAATCGTACAGGTCTTTTGACCTGTATCTTACCCATCTCTGTTCCTGAGGCTAGTGAAATTCTGCTATATCTAAAAGAGAGGACAAATTGACCCATAGCACTTAACCTACATCTTATGTTTTGGGCACTGTTATAGCGTCCCTGTATAGTTCTTATTTTAATCCAACAAGAATGTGTTGAGAGCAGGAACCAtagcatctattttattttaaatctgtaAAACTAGGTGTCTAATTATTCAGTAAATAGTAAATGTATGTACTTACTAACTCCCAGCTTCTTCCAAAAATTGGACTGTGGTCAGATTTGTTGAATTGATTAAAGAGCAGCTTAATCTGCTTGCAGTGTGTAGCTTGCCCCACCCAACCTAAAAATTAACTCAGTTATTCTTCATTTAACCCTCACTGCCTACCTTTGGTTAGAGTCTGCTTTGTTTCTCTTGGATTTACCTGCATATACATTGTGTGCCTCCTCTCCAAGGTCAAAACCTGCTCCGAGGTGGACGAGCCGTAGCTCCCCGAATGGGCTTAAGAAGAGGTGGTGTTCGAGGTCGTGGAGGTCCTGGGAGAGGGGGCCTAGGGCGTGGAGCTATGGGTCGTGGCGGAATCGGTGGTAGAGGTTAGTCAGCTACCAACTTCAGAGAGTAGCTCCCTTTTATTTTCCTCCCTTCAAAACTCAGAGCCACCTTTCTGCACAGCTTCAAGTCATAGGGCAGGCTTGtatgtttgtcttgttttgttttttgaaactgGCTTATTCTTAAAATTCACATGCTAGTAGTGCAAAAGTCTgtctttccccccccccccccttttttttttttccagaaaaagtcAGGTGCATGTTAGCCAGATTTTATACAGTGTTCCGGGCTCTTGCAGCTGGGGTCttacctttctgtctctgctgaaTCATCACCACATAGTCGGTCCCTGTAGCCCCAAACCCTGATTGAATCCAGTAAGAGTAAGGAAGGGGGAGTTGTGTGAGAACAAAGCCAGAGTTAGAGTAGTGAGACTTGGAGCTAGGTGTTGTCTCTGAAGGCAAGTAAGTTCAGTATGCCTGTGAGAAACTCAAGCTGATTCTTTGATCAGGGGAAACAGTAAGATGATATCCTTGTCAGAAACTTAACTGACCCCTGATGATTACACCTTTGAGAAAACTTGGTGATACACATTTGTGACTCTATGACCTAGATTGGAAAATTTTAACGTGATGGTAGTGTCGCTGCCAAATCTCTGGGAGCTTTGTCACCTAGCTTAGCACGAGGCTTCCAACAACACGTTTTGGAAGAGGAGACGTGTTCTTGCGGATTCCTTGTTTATGTCCCTTTGGTCCCTTCAAGGTGTGTGGTGGGCCTTCCACAGCTCATGCCCATGAAGCTGCCAAGGAATGTTAGCTTAGGAAAGGAAGTCTGATAACCAGGGctcattttcttctctcccaTTATGTGCTACTTGGTTTATTAAGTGAACTGCCAGCTAGCTTGAGTTTCAGGATGAAATACCATGTTTCCCAAATTATCTTGATTTGGTTTCTGAGAGAGACATCACAGGGATGGCAGAGACTaaagtagcttttaaaaaaaaaaaaattaaaatgaaaggatGTGCTTTGTTAAGTGCATTGAAACTACCTCTCAGATAACCAGAATTGCCCTAGGGTGACTGGAGTCAGAGGTGGAAGTGGCTGGGACTGCTCAAATGTTTTTCCCATCTTCCAACATTACTCCTGTGTCAGGAGAGCTCCCCATCTAACACGTGGGATCAGTTTGGTGGACTAAGTATAAAGGGATGAGGTAACTTTCCAGAAGGGTATCCAGTGAAGCTTCATTAAAACTACCTTCACACTCCTGATTCTGTGCcctttcacttcctctctgtcttactCTATGGGGTTATCTAACATATGTTTCAATTATCAAGTAGTAGAGGAGTCTCAAACTTTATGTGATAGCTTTGTCTTAGGAAAGATTaaggtttttttaattattaccaTTGGCAATTATTTGCCCTTTGTTGAtagaataacattttaaatggCATTTAGAGTTGCGCATGTAGTAGGAATTCATTATGTGTGCTTTCCATGTGTTGCTTTCTATCCACTGTGTTCGTTTTTCCAGATTTCTCCTTTACCCTGCCCTTCAGCTTTACTCAGCTAGGCCCCACTGGTCTTGGGGGCATTTACTACAGCATCCATCAAGCCTATTTgtaacttgctcttttttttttccttcaccagGTCGGGGTATGATAGGTCGGGGAAGAGGGGGCTTTGGTGGCAGAGGCAGAGGCCGTGGCCGAGGGAGAGGTGCCCTTACTCGCCCTGTGCTGACGAAGGAGCAGCTGGACAACCAACTGGATGCGTACATGTCAAAAACTAAAGGACACCTGGATGCCGAGTTGGATGCCTACATGGCGCAGACAGACCCCGAAACCAACGATTGAAGCCTGCCCACCGACCTTGAGAGACTCTTAATAAGTCACCACGTTTGTAAATAATCTTGAGATAACAGTTGAAAAGAAACCTGATTGATGCTGGAAGGACCTATCATCATAACAGGCTGTGGACTTAGCTGCCACCAGTTGTGCATTTAGtgtgttccttttcctttttgataCTGTGTTGTATGAAAACCTTTTTCCCTTTGATTTGGCTGGGctttgccctccctccctcccccgacTTCTCTTTGAACATGAATGTTTTGGCCTTATGGCTAGGATACCCTCTTCCTACCTCTGCCTCCCTTCACCTGTTATGTACTCTGATTATCTTCGTTTCTCTGTTCATCTCTGTTCCCTCACAAAAAAGGTCCTAGAAGAGCCAGTGTTCCTCCCTAATGCCTAGGTTTCTGAGATAAAGTTGTTCTACATCTTTAATAGCCTCTTGTAAGTGTTTAGAAAATCTGGAGCTCAAAAGTGTGTGTTCATGGTGCAGCGTAGTAAATTGGGAACATTTGACGTCGCCAAAGACCAAGGATCAGATTGCATGTGGTAGCAGCTCAGGTTTGATCGAAGTTGCTACCATGAGCATTGACAACCACATAGGTAACTAGGTCCTGGGCTGGATATTGATCCTTACTACCCACAAAAGAGAAGTCCTATTGATTTGACCCCAGGTCAGAAGGGACAGGAGTGGAAGTGTGGGGGCTGGCTGACTGGGAGGGAAAACAGGTGGGCTGAAAATCAGT
This window of the Ochotona princeps isolate mOchPri1 chromosome 2, mOchPri1.hap1, whole genome shotgun sequence genome carries:
- the CHTOP gene encoding chromatin target of PRMT1 protein isoform X3, with translation MAAQSAPKVVLKSTTKMSLNERFTNMLKNKQPMPVNIRASMQQQQQLASARNRRLAQQMENRPSVQAALKLKQSLKQRLGKSNIQARLGRPIGALARGAIGGRGLPIIQRGLPRGGLRGGRATRTLLRGGMSLRGQNLLRGGRAVAPRMGLRRGGVRGRGGPGRGGLGRGAMGRGGIGGRGRGMIGRGRGGFGGRGRGRGRGRGALTRPVLTKEQLDNQLDAYMSKTKGHLDAELDAYMAQTDPETND
- the CHTOP gene encoding chromatin target of PRMT1 protein isoform X6 translates to MAAQSAPKVVLKSTTKMSLNERFTNMLKNKQPMPVNIRASMQQQQQLASARNRRLAQQMENRPSVQAALKLKQSLKQRLGKSNIQARLGRPIGALARGAIGGRGLPIIQRGLPRGGLRGGRATRTLLRGGMSLRGRGMIGRGRGGFGGRGRGRGRGRGALTRPVLTKEQLDNQLDAYMSKTKGHLDAELDAYMAQTDPETND
- the CHTOP gene encoding chromatin target of PRMT1 protein isoform X1, with the translated sequence MAAQSAPKVVLKSTTKMSLNERFTNMLKNKQPMPVNIRASMQQQQQLASARNRRLAQQMENRPSVQAALKLKQTVYANPDSGRGRICPSCGWASRGRCHATKSLKQRLGKSNIQARLGRPIGALARGAIGGRGLPIIQRGLPRGGLRGGRATRTLLRGGMSLRGQNLLRGGRAVAPRMGLRRGGVRGRGGPGRGGLGRGAMGRGGIGGRGRGMIGRGRGGFGGRGRGRGRGRGALTRPVLTKEQLDNQLDAYMSKTKGHLDAELDAYMAQTDPETND
- the CHTOP gene encoding chromatin target of PRMT1 protein isoform X4, which produces MAAQSAPKVVLKSTTKMSLNERFTNMLKNKQPMPVNIRASMQQQQQLASARNRRLAQQMENRPSVQAALKLKQTVYANPDSGRGRICPSCGWASRGRCHATKSLKQRLGKSNIQARLGRPIGALARGAIGGRGLPIIQRGLPRGGLRGGRATRTLLRGGMSLRGRGMIGRGRGGFGGRGRGRGRGRGALTRPVLTKEQLDNQLDAYMSKTKGHLDAELDAYMAQTDPETND
- the CHTOP gene encoding chromatin target of PRMT1 protein isoform X2, which translates into the protein MAAQSAPKVVLKSTTKMSLNERFTNMLKNKQPMPVNIRASMQQQQQLASARNRRLAQQMENRPSVQAALKLKQKSLKQRLGKSNIQARLGRPIGALARGAIGGRGLPIIQRGLPRGGLRGGRATRTLLRGGMSLRGQNLLRGGRAVAPRMGLRRGGVRGRGGPGRGGLGRGAMGRGGIGGRGRGMIGRGRGGFGGRGRGRGRGRGALTRPVLTKEQLDNQLDAYMSKTKGHLDAELDAYMAQTDPETND
- the CHTOP gene encoding chromatin target of PRMT1 protein isoform X5 yields the protein MAAQSAPKVVLKSTTKMSLNERFTNMLKNKQPMPVNIRASMQQQQQLASARNRRLAQQMENRPSVQAALKLKQKSLKQRLGKSNIQARLGRPIGALARGAIGGRGLPIIQRGLPRGGLRGGRATRTLLRGGMSLRGRGMIGRGRGGFGGRGRGRGRGRGALTRPVLTKEQLDNQLDAYMSKTKGHLDAELDAYMAQTDPETND